The proteins below are encoded in one region of Alistipes indistinctus YIT 12060:
- a CDS encoding serine hydrolase domain-containing protein: MHNIQHKVVLVAVILLTYCSLMGYSPQQFSYNRDYLTLGVNGTRLTRIDSLLKHYIEEKGLPHAVTFVARKGEIIHHAAWGWRVPEDSIYLKKNDIFQMASLTKPVITVALMTLYEQGKFQLEDPVSAYIPETSDRILVKWKNRKNFSTREATTSLTISHLLSHTGGLVGWPATPGQVVPVYKSREEYIRDQLQAPLKYDPGTNWNYENISMEVAAYLIEHFSGQPLEQYLSKTILEPLGMTQTAFFLDPADQQRLPVVYEKKEGKIIPRNNQYPLNLFSQDHRYIPEATGLNGPIEDYARFCQMILNGGTFNGHRILGRKTIELMSQNQIPEGADVPQYSLFGLGFEISPGNRIFANSKILMPPMVSEGSLFWLGWLGTYFLIDPKEDLIILLFMNHRIEDLFDLWSRYVNTVYQSLE; this comes from the coding sequence ATGCATAATATTCAACATAAAGTCGTGTTAGTCGCCGTTATCTTGCTGACATATTGCTCCCTGATGGGATACTCTCCCCAACAATTTTCATATAACCGGGACTACTTGACCTTAGGGGTTAACGGAACCCGGTTGACGAGGATCGACAGTCTGCTCAAACACTATATTGAGGAAAAAGGGCTACCGCATGCGGTCACTTTCGTGGCGCGCAAAGGCGAGATAATCCACCATGCTGCATGGGGATGGAGAGTACCTGAAGATAGTATCTATTTGAAAAAGAATGACATTTTTCAAATGGCTTCACTCACTAAACCCGTCATCACAGTAGCCCTAATGACACTTTATGAACAGGGGAAATTCCAACTGGAGGATCCGGTTTCGGCATACATCCCTGAAACCAGCGACAGAATATTGGTGAAATGGAAGAACAGGAAAAATTTCAGTACCCGGGAAGCGACCACATCACTCACCATCTCTCACCTGCTCTCCCACACGGGCGGTCTAGTCGGATGGCCGGCGACACCCGGTCAAGTCGTACCGGTTTATAAAAGCCGGGAAGAATATATCCGGGATCAATTGCAAGCTCCGTTGAAATATGATCCGGGAACAAACTGGAACTATGAGAATATTTCAATGGAAGTGGCGGCTTACCTGATCGAACATTTTTCTGGACAACCGCTAGAGCAGTACCTTTCAAAAACGATCCTGGAACCTTTAGGAATGACTCAAACTGCTTTTTTCCTTGATCCCGCCGATCAACAACGGCTTCCCGTTGTATATGAAAAAAAAGAGGGAAAAATTATCCCGCGGAACAATCAATACCCTCTCAATCTTTTCAGCCAAGATCACCGGTACATTCCGGAAGCAACCGGTCTGAACGGTCCAATTGAGGATTATGCCCGATTTTGTCAGATGATCCTCAACGGCGGAACATTCAACGGTCATCGCATTCTGGGACGCAAAACAATCGAACTCATGTCCCAAAACCAGATACCCGAAGGAGCGGATGTCCCGCAATACTCCTTGTTCGGCCTCGGATTCGAAATCAGTCCCGGCAACCGGATTTTTGCCAATTCGAAAATACTGATGCCTCCAATGGTTTCTGAAGGATCCCTTTTTTGGCTCGGTTGGCTAGGGACCTATTTTTTGATCGACCCGAAAGAAGATCTGATTATTCTGCTTTTCATGAATCACAGAATAGAGGACCTTTTCGATCTGTGGAGCCGATATGTCAACACTGTTTACCAGTCACTCGAATAG
- a CDS encoding helix-turn-helix domain-containing protein, with protein MKTEINDQSEQDHHILRAMLYETLMLLNRACPAGESDNRKDNIKIVRYIDPFVRMVDAECTFHRNTQYYADKLCISSNYLNKIVHGILGSSAKSFILTKVIHEAERLLDYTTLSEAEIANRLHFDNSSYFIRLFRKHTGSTPGQYRKRVKP; from the coding sequence ATGAAAACTGAAATTAACGATCAGAGCGAACAGGATCACCATATTTTGAGGGCCATGCTCTATGAAACGCTGATGTTGCTGAATCGTGCCTGCCCCGCCGGAGAATCGGACAACAGGAAAGACAACATAAAAATCGTCCGGTATATCGATCCGTTCGTACGTATGGTAGACGCTGAATGCACATTCCATCGCAATACCCAGTACTACGCAGACAAGCTATGTATTTCTTCCAATTATCTGAACAAGATCGTCCATGGGATTTTGGGTTCGAGCGCTAAATCCTTCATTCTGACTAAAGTGATCCACGAAGCCGAACGACTGCTGGATTATACGACTCTTTCCGAAGCCGAAATCGCCAACCGGCTGCATTTCGATAACTCCTCCTATTTCATCCGTTTATTCCGGAAACACACAGGAAGCACTCCGGGCCAATATCGCAAACGCGTAAAGCCATAA
- a CDS encoding putative quinol monooxygenase produces the protein MINIFVTINVTADKRAKMLELLAELTAASQKENGNLRYQYYLHPTDPAQIVICERWENAAVLAAHEATKHFTTLLPQIGDLASSVDIDKF, from the coding sequence ATGATCAACATCTTCGTAACGATCAACGTAACGGCCGACAAACGCGCCAAAATGCTGGAACTGCTCGCCGAACTGACGGCGGCCTCTCAGAAAGAGAACGGCAACCTCCGCTACCAGTATTACCTGCACCCGACCGACCCGGCCCAGATCGTAATCTGCGAACGGTGGGAAAACGCCGCCGTACTGGCTGCGCACGAAGCGACCAAACACTTCACCACACTGCTGCCGCAAATCGGCGACCTGGCCTCGTCGGTCGATATCGACAAGTTTTAA